Proteins co-encoded in one Maylandia zebra isolate NMK-2024a linkage group LG16, Mzebra_GT3a, whole genome shotgun sequence genomic window:
- the si:ch211-269e2.1 gene encoding cohesin subunit SA-2 produces MIPEATAAAASRSSEQNKSSCAKADTSEAVSHSEEDSGNENRRKSVRRRRRTHESSENVKCKSPKASCSGTRRAGRGHGKQKHVEAVTLFEVITMGRSAMQAVIDDWIEAYGSDRDSSLLDLISFFIQCSGCKGVVTAEMCQSKEDSEVMSKMVEELDETAGLQYKKFLAFPWILTVTWPMDTDSVEYPLVQSGPYGRWFHSEFCDFVSVLVAQCQHGIIFDGYLMNTLISLLTELSNSCVRAFRHTCTLAAVKLLSSLVGVALSLSAGIENSQKLYEVQKTKTMRQKSAQQLEKVQRKIAELQENRAEIESMMDIIFKGVFLKRYRDVLPEIRCVCMEELGLWMKLYSSVFLSDSYLKYMGWMMHDKVPDVRLKCVLALQGLYGDPLFLPKLDLFTSRFKDRIISMTLDKDSEVAVQTMKLLVLISKTSDDVLTPEDYKHLLQFVYSSQRPLAATAGELLFSRLLNAVAPASDTQDGSNEDEACKQQTFARLKALLHFYQESELHNHVVYLVDSLWDCGGALLKDWPSFTSALLQDSSSCSPGFTLAEQAVLVEILVASVRQASEGPVLAGRSGAKKVMSARDKKIQNDDCLKLTEHLLTVLPKLLSKFSSSSDILAYLMRIPPYFLPECLHAENTQAVSSLLTELEAVLDVHSGPAVLEGGARVFLSLCREETAWCSPARAARDSLVQRWVDRLTALLGESLKGESFSADEEKIREILAMLKKLRAFNNCHDLSQWGLFDVLSPLLSVESSLEGAPPEVLLEVLQCLSFSMMWSLSTSSQTLTCREKAQAQRLQLRLFCERSHHCLSHGDLSVRQQAFLGVCDVLTAHSYQLRVWDPTSFGPLLYTPSPKLQRALLNFVCVHVFVGSDYDSQSRVSENSQVEKLEDLHKWRNVLAAYCKLIIHGVLEMSMAAEVFMYYMKYYNDFGDIIKETVYRTRQMDKIESARTLVLCLQQLFVRLKQEQESGGRPHPGVQTFTSIKELARRFALTFGDLVKFRECVVLVHRNGIEFVFQDFTQTPDSSTPLYLSYLTILSEFSSKLLRPDKKAVFSYLQKHTAEHIIDLREECWQPLIYYRASLLAVAEGEDAISYVSSDRKANLPNRLPFSKQKWEGRKSPSLFSPGESKVSKVHKPSCSPSHQEKAADTDPFSVPLDPPPKRLHAEGSVICVTKEPDDGDGTVEVEL; encoded by the exons ATGATACCAGAGGCCACAGCTGCAGCTGCATCCAGGTCCTCAGAGCAGAA TAAGAGCTCTTGTGCCAAGGCGGACACCTCTGAAGCCGTCAGTCACTCAGAGGAGGACTCTGGGAATGAGAACAGGCGAAAGAGTGTG AGACGAAGGAGGCGAACACACGAGAGCTCCGAGAATGTCAAGTGCAAAAGTCCCAAGGCCAGCTGCAGCGGCACGAGGAGAGCAGGAAGAGGACACGGCAAACAGAAGCACGTGGAGGCCGTCACCTTGTTTGAAGTGATCACCATGGGCAGGAGTGCCATGCAG GCGGTGATAGATGACTGGATTGAGGCGTATGGGTCAGACAGAGACTCCTCTCTCCTCGACCTCATCAGCTTCTTCATCCAGTGCTCTGGGTGCAAAG gtgtcGTCACAGCGGAGATGTGTCAGAGCAAAGAGGACAGCGAAGTCATGAGCAAGATGGTCGAGGAGCTGGATGAG ACTGCTGGTCTGCAGTATAAGAAGTTTCTGGCTTTTCCGTGGATCCTCACAGTCACGTGGCCCATGGATACA GACAGTGTTGAGTATCCTCTGGTGCAGTCTGGACCGTACGGCCGCTGGTTCCACTCCGAGTTCTGCGACTTTGTGTCTGTGCTGGTGGCTCAGTGTCAGCACGGCATCATCTTCGACGGCTACCTGATGAACACCCTCATCTCGCTGCTCACCGAGCTGTCAAACTCTTGCGTGCGAGCGTTCAGACACACCTGCACACTAGCGG CGGTGAAGCTGCTGAGCTCTCTGGTGGGCGTGGCTCTCAGCTTGAGCGCTGGCATCGAAAACAGTCAGAAGCTGTATGAGGTGCAAAAAACGAAGACGATGAGGCAGAAGAGCGCACAGCAGCTGGAGAAAGTACAGAGGAAGATCGCAGAG TTGCAGGAGAACCGAGCAGAGATCGAGAGCATGATGGACATCATCTTCAAGGGAGTTTTCCTTAAGCGATACCG TGATGTGCTTCCAGAGATCCGCTGCGTCTGTATGGAAGAGTTGGGTTTGTGGATGAAGCTCTACAGTTCTGTGTTTCTCAGCGACAGTTACCTCAAATACATGGGCTGGATGATGCACGACAAG GTGCCAGATGTGCGTCTCAAGTGTGTGTTAGCTCTGCAGGGTCTGTACGGAGATCCCCTCTTCCTGCCTAAACTAGACCTGTTCACCAGCCGCTTTAAG GACCGGATCATCTCCATGACCCTGGATAAGGACAGTGAAGTGGCAGTGCAGACCATGAAACTCCTGGTGCTCATCTCCAA GACATCTGACGATGTGCTCACTCCAGAAGACTACAAACACCTCCTCCAGTTTGTTTACTCTTCACAGCGCCCTCTTGCGGCCACTGCGGGGGAGCTGCTCTTCTCAAG GCTTCTCAATGCTGTAGCCCCTGCATCTGATACTCAGGATGGATCGAATGAAGACGAAGCGTGTAAGCAGCAAACATTTGCCAGACTGAAGGCTCTGCTGCACTTCTACCAGGAATCTGAG CTGCACAACCACGTGGTGTACTTGGTGGACAGTCTATGGGACTGCGGTGGAGCTTTGCTGAAGGACTGGCCCTCCTTCACGTCTGCACTGCTACAGGACTCTTCCTCATGCAGTCCAG GTTTCACCCTTGCTGAACAAGCAGTGCTTGTAGAGATCCTGGTAGCGTCGGTGCGTCAGGCCTCAGAGGGACCTGTGCTGGCAGGGAGGAGTGGAGCGAAGAAG GTAATGAGTGCCAGAGATAAGAAGATTCAGAACGATGACTGTTTGAAGCTCACTGAACATCTCCTGACGGTGCTTCCAAAGCTGCTGTCTAAG TTTTCAAGTAGCAGTGACATCCTTGCCTACCTGATGAGGATTCCCCCGTACTTCCTCCCAGAGTGTCTGCACGCTGAaaacacacag GCGGTGTCCAGCCTGTTGACAGAACTGGAAGCTGTTTTAGACGTCCACTCAGGCCCGGCTGTTCTGGAGGGAGGGGCCCGcgtgttcctctctctctgtcgcgAGGAGACAGCTTGGTGCTCCCCCGCCCGAGCTGCTAGAGACTCTCTGGTCCAGCGTTGGGTGGACCGGCTGACAGCACTGCTGGGGGAATCACTCAAG GGTGAAAGTTTCTCTGCTGATGAGGAGAAAATCAGAGAGATTTTAGCCATGCTGAAGAAACTTAGAGCTTTCAACAA TTGCCATGACCTGAGCCAGTGGGGTCTGTTTGATGTGCTGTCTCCTCTCCTGTCAGTAGAGAGCAGCCTGGAAGGAGCTCCACCTGAG GTGTTGCTGGAAGTACTGCAGTGTTTGTCCTTTTCCATGATGTGGTCGCTCAGCACCAGCAGTCAAACTCTGACCTGCAGG GAGAAGGCGCAAGCCCAGAGGCTCCAGCTGCGTCTCTTCTGCGAGAGAAGTCATCACTGTCTGTCCCACGGTGACCTCAGTGTGAGGCAGCAG GCCTTCCTGGGTGTGTGTGACGTCCTGACGGCTCACTCCTACCAGCTACGCGTGTGGGATCCCACCTCTTTCGGTCCACTGCTCTACACGCCCAGCCccaaactgcagagggcgctgttgAACTTTGTGTGCGTGCACGTCTTTGTCGGCTCAGACTATGACAGCCAGAGCAGGG TCAGTGAAAACTCTCAAGTGGAGAAACTGGAGGACCTTCACAAATGGAGAAATGTGCTCGCAGCCTACTGCAAACTGATAATACACGGAGTGCTGGAGATGAGCATGGCAGCAGAGGTCTTCATGTACTACATGAAG TATTACAATGACTTTGGAGACATCATCAAGGAGACTGTGTATCGCACCAGGCAGATGGATAAAATAGAGAGTGCTCGCACACTGGTGCTCTGTTTGCAGCAG CTGTTTGTGCGCCTTAAGCAGGAGCAAGAGAGCGGCGGCAGGCCTCACCCAGGAGTCCAGACTTTCACCAGCATTAAAGAGCTAGCCAGGCGATTCGCCCTCACCTTTGGGGACCTTGTCAAGTTTCGTGAGTGTGTCGTCCTGGTCCACAG GAACGGCATCGAGTTTGTGTTCCAAGACTTTACTCAGACTCCAGACTCATCTACACCACTGTACCTCTCCTACCTGACCATCCTCAGCGAGTTCTCCAGCAAACTGCTCAGACCAGACAAGAAAGCAGT GTTCTCCTACCTTCAAAAACACACTGCTGAGCACATTATTGACCTCAGGGAGGAGTGCTGGCAGCCTCTCATCTACTATCGCGCATCCCTGTTGGCTGTAGCCGAGGGGGAGGACGCCATATCCTACGTAAGCTCGGACAGGAAGGCCAACCTGCCCAATCGCTTGCCCTTCTCCAAACAAAAATGGGAAG gaaGAAAGTCCCCCAGTCTGTTTAGCCCTGGTGAGTCCAAAGTCAGCAAGGTGCACAAACCGAGCTGCAGCCCAAG CCATCAGGAGAAAGCAGCTGATACAGATCCATTTTCTGTCCCTCTGGATCCTCCACCCAAAAGACTGCACGCTGAGGGATCTGTAATCTGTGTCACCAAGGAGCCAGATGATGGTGATGGTACCGTGGAGGTTGAGCTCTGA